A genomic window from Brevibacillus agri includes:
- a CDS encoding Ger(x)C family spore germination protein yields MAKGWLGLAVLCVCVSLLTGCWDRRELEERTSVLAIAVDMVEGQEELYRLTVQIPIPIKIAGSSGQGGGGNADAVKIMSVTGRTILDANNNLQIRLNQKLFLGHTRVLAVSEEVARKGIGDIMDSFRREPQIRRLMWPIVVKGEAATLLKIKPQLAQVPVVFLMDLIENGAKMGTIPDQTLGDYFNQTSNKTMEPFLNYVQASATEVRWRGVAVFRGHKMVGTLNEVQSWSFLQLRNEERGGDVVIPLPGTDNGYVTFRPHFVKTRLDLKGRNNKGALAAMFSCELQGDIVEVTANTNMSPEVFIQKMQSLIKKEMEERAKKLFHQLQKEYNSDILRLGLALRAHHYRDYWEKHDWKKDFKNFPIGVDYTIKIRRLGMEMQ; encoded by the coding sequence ATGGCTAAAGGATGGCTTGGGCTGGCAGTTCTGTGCGTGTGCGTCTCTCTTTTGACGGGCTGCTGGGACAGAAGGGAGCTGGAGGAGCGCACTTCCGTACTTGCCATTGCGGTAGATATGGTAGAGGGACAAGAAGAGTTGTACAGATTGACTGTGCAAATTCCGATCCCGATCAAGATCGCCGGAAGCAGTGGACAAGGCGGCGGCGGAAATGCCGATGCGGTCAAGATCATGAGCGTGACGGGCCGGACGATTCTCGATGCCAACAACAATCTGCAAATTCGGCTGAACCAGAAGCTGTTTTTGGGCCATACCCGCGTGCTTGCCGTCAGTGAAGAAGTAGCGAGAAAAGGCATCGGCGACATTATGGACAGCTTTCGCCGGGAGCCGCAAATCCGCCGCCTGATGTGGCCGATCGTCGTCAAGGGGGAAGCGGCCACCTTGCTCAAAATCAAGCCGCAGCTCGCGCAAGTCCCCGTCGTGTTTCTGATGGACCTGATCGAAAACGGAGCGAAGATGGGCACGATTCCCGATCAGACGCTGGGAGACTACTTCAACCAGACCTCGAACAAGACGATGGAGCCTTTTCTCAACTACGTTCAGGCGAGCGCGACCGAGGTACGCTGGAGAGGCGTGGCCGTCTTTCGCGGGCACAAAATGGTAGGGACGCTCAACGAAGTGCAGTCGTGGTCGTTTTTGCAACTGCGAAACGAAGAGCGCGGGGGCGATGTCGTCATCCCGCTGCCCGGTACGGACAACGGCTATGTGACATTCCGGCCTCACTTTGTCAAAACGAGACTGGATTTGAAAGGAAGGAACAACAAAGGGGCGCTTGCCGCGATGTTTTCCTGCGAGCTGCAGGGAGATATCGTGGAAGTGACCGCCAATACGAACATGTCCCCGGAAGTTTTCATCCAGAAAATGCAGAGCTTGATTAAAAAGGAGATGGAGGAACGGGCGAAAAAGCTGTTTCACCAGTTGCAAAAGGAGTACAACAGCGACATTTTGAGGCTCGGGCTGGCGCTTCGAGCGCACCACTACCGGGATTACTGGGAGAAGCACGACTGGAAGAAGGATTTTAAAAATTTTCCAATTGGCGTTGACTATACGATCAAAATTCGCCGTTTAGGTATGGAAATGCAATAG
- a CDS encoding GerAB/ArcD/ProY family transporter — translation MSSRQQTFSLWQQTSLITSTLIGVGILTLPRSTSAILYEAGWMSPVFGSVIAFVSVWMIAKLSQRFPGMTFVEYSTIVWGAKKNSRLGKWLSFPWILAYLGFMYLATGLVSRIFGEVVVTSVLLDTPLEVIIITMFALAFILTLHDLDVVARINELLLPLVLLPVLFIALASFQKAEWNNLLPLFRATGPSLLKGAYEAVYSFSGYEIMLIFFAYAHENKSKVKAGFYGIAITLVVYTLIVVAGIVVFGYEELQRVAWPTLELVKTTQVPGLILERLESAFLAVWVTAVFTTVANAYYAFIYGLRQLFNRGMGFQRILSAVMFIPLYFIALWPQNIVELFWISSYLGVYSLILNLGIPILYLTMLFIRDLGRKQKERNADG, via the coding sequence TTGACATTGCCGCGTTCCACCTCAGCCATCTTGTATGAAGCGGGCTGGATGTCGCCTGTATTCGGTTCCGTCATTGCCTTTGTGTCTGTCTGGATGATCGCAAAGCTCAGCCAGCGTTTTCCGGGAATGACCTTCGTCGAGTACAGCACGATCGTCTGGGGGGCCAAAAAAAATTCGCGGCTGGGCAAGTGGCTCAGCTTCCCCTGGATTCTCGCCTATCTCGGCTTCATGTACCTTGCGACCGGGCTTGTCTCCCGCATCTTTGGCGAAGTCGTAGTGACTTCCGTTTTGCTCGACACACCGCTGGAAGTCATCATTATTACCATGTTTGCGCTGGCATTCATCCTCACGTTGCACGATCTGGATGTCGTGGCCCGGATCAATGAGCTGTTGCTGCCGCTCGTTTTGCTCCCTGTGCTGTTCATTGCGCTCGCCTCGTTTCAAAAAGCGGAGTGGAACAATCTGCTGCCGCTTTTTCGAGCGACCGGCCCGTCGCTGCTCAAGGGAGCTTACGAAGCGGTCTACTCTTTTTCCGGCTACGAAATCATGCTCATTTTTTTCGCCTACGCGCACGAAAACAAGAGCAAAGTAAAAGCTGGTTTTTACGGCATCGCGATCACGCTGGTCGTCTACACCTTGATCGTAGTGGCGGGCATCGTCGTCTTCGGCTACGAGGAGCTGCAGCGTGTAGCCTGGCCAACCTTGGAGCTGGTGAAGACCACACAGGTGCCGGGACTGATTTTGGAAAGGCTGGAATCCGCCTTTCTGGCCGTGTGGGTAACGGCTGTTTTTACTACCGTGGCCAACGCCTACTACGCTTTCATTTACGGCTTGCGCCAGTTGTTCAACAGAGGGATGGGTTTTCAGCGAATCCTCTCGGCAGTCATGTTCATCCCCCTTTACTTTATCGCGCTGTGGCCGCAAAACATCGTAGAACTGTTTTGGATCAGCTCCTATTTGGGCGTTTACAGCCTCATCCTCAATTTGGGGATCCCTATTCTCTATTTGACAATGCTTTTCATCCGGGACCTGGGGCGAAAACAAAAGGAGAGGAATGCAGATGGCTAA